The following proteins come from a genomic window of Trifolium pratense cultivar HEN17-A07 linkage group LG4, ARS_RC_1.1, whole genome shotgun sequence:
- the LOC123881735 gene encoding UDP-glycosyltransferase 92A1-like produces the protein MAESAKKKGHIVMIPFMAHGHLIPFLALARKIQETTTTFTITIATTPLNIQHLKSAISTTISSINLVELPFNHSQYGLPPNIENTEKLPLTDIIKLFHASTSLDAPLSSLISKITEQEGHPPLCIISDVFLGWVTNVAKSLGTRNITFTTCGAYGTMAYISIWSNLPHRKTDSDEFWVPGFPKNYRFHRTQMHRFLREADGTDSWSKFFPPQIALSMKSDGWICNTVEEIETFGLQLLRNYIQLPVWCVGPLLPSTTKGSNSKHRAGKESGIALEDCIEWLDLKEENSVLYISFGSQNTISSSQMMALAEGLEESEKLFIWVIRPPFGFDMHGEFKAEWLPEGFEERMKHSKRGLLVHKWGPQLEILSHKSTGAFLSHCGWNSVLESLSNGVPIIGWPLAAEQAYNAKMLVEEMGMSVELTRTVESLISKEDVKRVIEIVMDKEGKGKEMKEKANEIAVHMRKATLEKCEEKGSSLRAMDDFVRTILQI, from the exons ATGGCAGAAAGTGCAAAGAAGAAAGGTCACATAGTAATGATACCATTCATGGCACATGGTCATCTCATACCATTTTTAGCACTAGCAAGAAAAATCCAAGAAACAACAACTACTTTCACAATCACAATAGCCACTACTCCTCTCAACATTCAACATCTTAAATCTGCAATTTCCACAACCATTTCTTCAATCAATCTTGTTGAACTACCTTTCAATCATAGCCAATATGGTTTACCACCAAACATAGAGAACACAGAGAAGCTTCCTTTAACTGATATAATCAAACTCTTTCATGCATCAACAAGCCTTGATGCTCCTCTTAGCTCTTTAATATCAAAGATTACAGAACAAGAGGGTCATCCTCCACTTTGTATTATATCAGATGTTTTTCTTGGTTGGGTTACCAATGTTGCTAAGAGTTTAGGTACAAGGAATATAACATTTACAACTTGTGGCGCTTATGGAACTATGGCATATATCTCTATTTGGTCTAATCTCCCTCATAGGAAAACCGATTCTGATGAGTTTTGGGTTCCAG GGTTCCCTAAAAACTACAGATTCCACAGAACGCAGATGCATAGATTTCTAAGAGAAGCTGATGGAACTGATAGCTGGTCAAAATTCTTCCCTCCACAGATAGCACTTTCTATGAAATCTGATGGATGGATTTGCAACACTGTTGAAGAGATTGAGACTTTTGGGCTGCAACTATTGAGGAACTATATTCAACTTCCTGTTTGGTGTGTTGGTCCTCTTCTTCCATCAACTACAAAGGGTTCAAACTCAAAGCACCGTGCAGGAAAAGAATCCGGCATAGCTCTTGAAGACTGCATTGAATGGCTTGATTTGAAAGAAGAGAATTCTGTTCTTTACATTTCTTTTGGATCACAGAACACCATAAGTTCCTCACAAATGATGGCATTGGCTGAAGGGTTGGAAGAAAGTGAGAAACTTTTCATTTGGGTGATTAGACCGCCTTTTGGTTTCGACATGCACGGAGAGTTTAAGGCAGAATGGTTACCAGAAGGATTTGAAGAGAGGATGAAGCATAGCAAAAGGGGTTTGTTGGTGCATAAATGGGGACCTCAGTTAGAGATTCTATCACACAAATCAACAGGAGCATTTCTAAGTCATTGTGGATGGAATTCTGTTTTGGAGAGTCTTAGCAATGGAGTGCCAATTATTGGTTGGCCACTTGCAGCAGAGCAAGCATACAATGCAAAGATGTTGGTGGAAGAAATGGGAATGAGTGTAGAGCTGACAAGAACTGTGGAAAGTTTGATTTCTAAGGAAGATGTGAAGAGGGTTATAGAAATTGTTATGGATAAAGAAGGGAAGGGAAAAGAGATGAAAGAGAAAGCAAATGAGATTGCAGTACACATGAGAAAGGCAACATTAGAGAAATGTGAAGAAAAGGGGTCTTCATTGAGAGCAATGGATGATTTTGTTAGAACCATTTTACAAATATAA